In Candidatus Neomarinimicrobiota bacterium, a single window of DNA contains:
- a CDS encoding amidohydrolase codes for MVTMLKGYSMKHVLLLAFVTTLIFAGEKPDSLGNALPMEATRTVSFTTDEGTWLSLDISPKGKTIVFELLGDLYILPIRGGKATRITSGMAFDSQPAYSPSGDWIAFLSDRDGAENLWIARADGSEPKQLSKDTNKSFASPTWTSDGDYVIVSRSGWGTFELWMYHVKGGSGVQITKASPDNDTPRSRQHNALGADLSPDGKFIYYARRIGGFSYNAQFPMWQIARRDMVTGDEDIITRNEGSGIRPAISPDGKKMVYGTRYKTKTGLRIRDLETAEDSWLIYPVQRDDQESRFTRDLLPGYAFHPNGREIFLTYGGQIHSVDIRTGKSRRIPFEAKVEQDLGPNLNFPYRVADGPVRSRIIMDPAQSPDGKQLAFSTFTHLYTMELPEGIPQRLSSKDVGEFQPSWSPDGKWLAYVTWTHAGGHIWKIRARGGNPIKLTKTPAFYAEPIWTPDGERIISLRGSSYLRIQSPSEFGGPNTPMDLISVDANGSDFKMILPARGLGKPHFLEGMSDRVYLYSGRNGIVSVRLDGSDRREHLNVKGKGNYASTEPVPARDVQLSPNGKWALASVQNQLYFLAVPKVGGSAPVVNVSSPSVPVIKLTNIGADYFGWSDGGKKVTWSIGSTFYSMPVDSLSFEEIEKEKSEDTEDDSDSEEEPKPLLEEAPFIQAVEVIVEKERYSPTGTIVLSGARVITMNDNQIIENCDIVIENNRILRIGRIGTVRIPDDAAIFDVSGMTIVPGFIDTHAHWMEVRKGILDLQNWSFLANVAYGVTAGLDVQTSTNDMFAYQDLVETGQIIGPRAYNTGPGIFSNNNFQSMEEAKGVIKRYRDHYRTRNLKSYVVGNRKQRQFVAMAAHELGMMPTTEGALDLKLDLTHAIDGFHGNEHALPIVPLYKDVVELVARSGMTYTPTLLVAYGGPWAENYFYTNTEVHDNKKVQRFIPDNIIQSRTRRRPWFRDDEHVFPKLAAQAAKITRAGGRVGVGAHGQLQGIGYHWELWALQSGGMTEMEALRAATLHGAEIIGVGRDLGSIENGKLADMIILKKNPLEDIKNTNTIRYVMVNGELFDSNTMKKLWPEEKEIEPLWWWDDGPAEK; via the coding sequence ATGGTAACAATGCTTAAAGGATATTCTATGAAACATGTACTTCTACTTGCTTTCGTGACCACTTTAATCTTTGCAGGTGAAAAACCGGACAGCCTGGGGAATGCGCTTCCTATGGAGGCCACCAGGACAGTCTCCTTTACAACAGATGAAGGAACGTGGCTCTCTCTGGACATTTCTCCCAAGGGAAAGACTATCGTCTTCGAACTCCTTGGTGATCTTTACATACTTCCAATCCGAGGTGGCAAGGCCACCCGTATCACTTCCGGGATGGCTTTCGATTCCCAGCCGGCCTATTCGCCTAGCGGTGATTGGATCGCATTCCTGAGTGACCGTGACGGTGCGGAAAATTTGTGGATTGCCAGAGCTGACGGGAGTGAACCAAAGCAGCTAAGTAAGGATACCAACAAGTCGTTTGCTTCTCCCACATGGACGTCGGATGGCGACTACGTCATCGTATCTCGGTCTGGCTGGGGGACTTTTGAGCTTTGGATGTACCACGTGAAGGGCGGTTCAGGTGTGCAAATCACAAAGGCGAGCCCAGATAACGACACACCGAGAAGCCGTCAGCACAATGCCCTTGGTGCTGACCTTTCTCCCGATGGAAAGTTTATTTATTATGCTCGGCGCATTGGAGGTTTTTCCTACAATGCCCAGTTTCCCATGTGGCAAATCGCCCGTCGTGATATGGTCACCGGGGATGAAGATATCATTACCAGGAATGAGGGGAGTGGCATCCGCCCGGCCATTTCTCCGGATGGCAAAAAGATGGTCTACGGTACAAGGTATAAGACCAAGACCGGGCTCCGGATTCGCGATCTTGAAACAGCTGAGGACAGTTGGCTCATCTATCCTGTGCAAAGGGACGACCAGGAGTCTCGCTTTACACGGGATCTTTTGCCGGGCTACGCCTTTCATCCCAACGGTAGGGAAATTTTCCTCACTTATGGTGGGCAGATTCACAGTGTGGATATCAGGACCGGAAAGTCAAGGCGAATCCCGTTTGAGGCCAAAGTTGAACAGGATTTGGGCCCTAACCTCAACTTTCCCTATAGGGTTGCAGATGGCCCTGTCCGTTCTCGTATAATCATGGATCCAGCTCAGTCTCCAGATGGAAAACAACTTGCTTTTTCTACGTTTACTCATCTTTATACCATGGAATTGCCTGAAGGAATACCTCAACGGCTTTCTTCAAAGGATGTGGGTGAATTCCAGCCTTCCTGGTCCCCGGATGGGAAATGGCTAGCTTATGTAACCTGGACTCACGCCGGTGGTCATATTTGGAAGATTCGTGCCCGTGGCGGGAACCCCATCAAACTTACAAAAACCCCCGCCTTTTATGCTGAACCGATATGGACCCCGGATGGCGAAAGAATTATTTCGTTGAGAGGATCATCTTATCTGAGAATTCAATCACCCAGTGAATTTGGTGGACCAAACACTCCTATGGATCTGATTAGTGTGGATGCCAATGGCAGCGATTTTAAAATGATACTTCCTGCCCGGGGTTTGGGCAAACCTCACTTCCTAGAAGGTATGTCCGATCGTGTTTACCTCTACAGTGGAAGAAACGGGATTGTTTCCGTGAGACTTGACGGCTCCGACAGGCGGGAACACCTCAATGTCAAAGGGAAAGGAAATTATGCCTCTACAGAACCGGTGCCCGCTAGGGACGTTCAGCTTAGTCCCAATGGAAAGTGGGCCTTGGCCAGTGTTCAGAACCAGCTCTACTTCCTGGCGGTTCCCAAGGTTGGCGGTTCGGCGCCAGTGGTGAATGTCAGCTCTCCCTCAGTTCCTGTAATAAAATTGACGAATATCGGTGCTGACTATTTTGGGTGGAGCGATGGCGGGAAAAAGGTCACATGGTCCATCGGTTCAACATTCTATAGCATGCCAGTCGATTCTCTATCTTTTGAAGAGATTGAGAAGGAAAAAAGTGAAGACACAGAAGATGATTCAGATAGCGAGGAAGAGCCAAAACCATTACTGGAGGAAGCTCCTTTTATTCAAGCTGTAGAGGTTATTGTTGAAAAGGAAAGATATTCACCTACCGGTACAATTGTTTTAAGTGGTGCACGCGTTATCACCATGAATGATAATCAGATTATTGAGAACTGTGATATTGTTATCGAAAATAACAGAATCTTACGCATTGGTAGAATCGGTACCGTACGCATTCCCGACGATGCTGCAATCTTTGATGTATCAGGGATGACGATTGTTCCCGGTTTTATCGATACTCATGCCCACTGGATGGAAGTGAGGAAGGGTATACTGGATCTCCAAAACTGGAGTTTCCTTGCCAACGTTGCTTACGGCGTGACAGCCGGACTAGACGTTCAGACATCCACAAATGATATGTTTGCTTATCAGGATCTGGTGGAGACGGGACAGATCATCGGTCCCCGAGCCTACAACACCGGCCCCGGAATTTTTTCCAATAACAACTTCCAGAGTATGGAAGAGGCTAAGGGTGTCATTAAGCGGTATCGGGATCACTACCGGACACGGAACCTGAAATCCTATGTAGTGGGTAATAGGAAGCAGCGTCAGTTTGTCGCCATGGCTGCCCACGAGCTGGGTATGATGCCTACTACAGAGGGTGCGTTGGATTTAAAATTAGATCTGACACATGCTATCGATGGCTTCCACGGAAACGAACATGCACTTCCCATTGTGCCACTCTACAAAGATGTGGTTGAGTTAGTTGCTCGGAGCGGCATGACTTATACACCAACCCTTCTTGTGGCTTACGGAGGCCCCTGGGCGGAGAACTATTTTTACACCAACACGGAAGTTCACGATAATAAGAAAGTTCAGCGTTTTATACCCGATAACATCATTCAGTCGAGGACGCGTCGCCGCCCTTGGTTCCGGGATGATGAACATGTTTTTCCGAAGCTGGCGGCCCAAGCCGCTAAAATTACCCGCGCCGGTGGGCGTGTGGGCGTGGGTGCTCACGGACAGCTTCAGGGCATTGGTTACCATTGGGAGCTGTGGGCGCTCCAGAGCGGTGGAATGACAGAAATGGAAGCGCTGAGAGCTGCCACCCTCCACGGCGCTGAAATTATTGGCGTCGGCCGTGACCTCGGCTCTATCGAAAACGGAAAACTGGCTGATATGATCATTCTTAAAAAGAATCCTCTGGAAGATATAAAAAATACCAATACTATCAGGTACGTCATGGTAAATGGCGAACTTTTCGACAGCAACACTATGAAAAAATTGTGGCCTGAAGAGAAGGAGATAGAACCGCTCTGGTGGTGGGACGACGGTCCGGCAGAAAAATGA